A window from Pedosphaera parvula Ellin514 encodes these proteins:
- a CDS encoding septal ring lytic transglycosylase RlpA family protein — protein MKVHCIALALLAMATFNAGASQQSATGFASWYGEDHRGRLMANGKKFDPDRLTAASWFYPLGTRVRVTTYDVRDGKKQPRSVLVTITDRGPAKDLVRDGRIIDLGHAAFKALADPDQGLVSVKVQPLKDVSISNLRAMR, from the coding sequence ATGAAGGTTCATTGTATTGCCCTTGCACTTTTGGCAATGGCAACTTTTAACGCAGGTGCCAGCCAGCAATCAGCAACAGGTTTTGCCTCGTGGTATGGAGAGGACCATCGCGGTCGGCTGATGGCGAATGGCAAGAAGTTTGACCCGGACAGATTGACCGCTGCTTCATGGTTTTATCCGCTCGGAACCCGCGTGCGTGTCACCACTTACGATGTTCGCGATGGTAAGAAGCAGCCACGGAGCGTGCTGGTCACCATTACAGATCGCGGCCCGGCCAAAGATCTGGTGCGGGACGGCCGCATCATCGATCTTGGCCATGCCGCATTCAAGGCATTGGCGGATCCGGACCAGGGTCTGGTTTCCGTAAAAGTTCAGCCGCTCAAGGATGTTTCCATCTCGAACCTGCGGGCAATGAGATAA
- a CDS encoding glycosyltransferase family 2 protein, whose product MQNAEISISNKVADKLISIGIIAWNEEKGIRATLESLFQQSLFQRLGERGLSCEIVCVANGCTDNTPKVAAQVFAEYSAAHEFRHTFTCRPLDVKERGKINAWNLYVHSLSASEAQFLFLMDADIKFLHPDTLWNMVDALQENETASIATDRPEKSISFKQDKSLFEKISLRVSQMTQAGDAQLCGQLYCIRSVIARRIYLPRDLGACEDGFIKWVVCTDFITKPLNPQRIIIAKDAAHVFDAYTSPSAILRNQKRQMIGQTVVHILIDDYLKTLTVPERLNLAVALREKESADPQWLQRLIGDYIQQTKHFWQLIPGLAGMRFKRIAKLKGLGKVVYLPTAIAGFAVSMIACFNAYGFLKQGSTNYWPHGKSPASNSAGGLPEGLARTASHSNSAL is encoded by the coding sequence ATGCAAAACGCTGAAATATCCATCTCAAACAAGGTTGCCGATAAGTTGATTTCCATAGGCATCATCGCCTGGAATGAGGAGAAAGGCATTCGCGCCACCCTCGAATCTCTCTTCCAACAATCTTTGTTTCAAAGGCTTGGCGAACGCGGATTATCCTGCGAGATCGTCTGCGTGGCGAACGGTTGCACCGATAATACTCCCAAGGTTGCCGCTCAAGTTTTCGCCGAATATTCAGCCGCTCACGAGTTCCGCCACACTTTCACGTGCCGTCCTCTGGATGTTAAGGAGCGTGGCAAAATCAACGCGTGGAATCTTTATGTCCACAGCCTCTCGGCCTCCGAAGCACAATTTCTGTTCCTCATGGATGCAGATATCAAATTTCTCCACCCGGATACGCTTTGGAACATGGTGGATGCTCTGCAAGAAAACGAGACAGCTTCCATCGCCACTGACCGGCCGGAAAAGAGCATTTCGTTCAAGCAGGACAAATCATTGTTTGAAAAAATTTCCCTCCGGGTTTCGCAAATGACGCAGGCTGGTGATGCCCAACTTTGCGGTCAGCTTTATTGCATCCGTTCTGTAATTGCCCGCCGCATCTATTTGCCGCGCGATCTGGGTGCTTGCGAAGATGGGTTCATCAAGTGGGTTGTCTGCACCGATTTCATTACCAAACCGCTCAACCCGCAGCGCATCATCATCGCGAAGGATGCCGCGCACGTTTTCGATGCCTACACTTCTCCCTCTGCGATTCTGCGCAATCAGAAGCGCCAAATGATTGGGCAGACTGTTGTGCATATCTTGATCGATGACTATTTGAAAACTCTCACTGTCCCGGAAAGGCTTAACCTGGCGGTTGCGTTACGTGAAAAGGAAAGTGCGGATCCGCAGTGGCTCCAGCGACTCATAGGCGACTATATTCAGCAGACGAAACATTTTTGGCAGCTCATCCCCGGCTTGGCAGGTATGCGGTTCAAACGAATCGCGAAGCTAAAGGGATTAGGGAAAGTGGTTTACCTGCCCACCGCAATAGCTGGATTTGCCGTCTCCATGATCGCCTGCTTTAACGCCTACGGGTTTTTGAAGCAAGGCTCAACGAATTACTGGCCTCACGGGAAATCACCGGCTTCCAATTCCGCAGGTGGTTTGCCGGAAGGCCTTGCTCGTACTGCCTCGCACAGCAACTCCGCCCTATGA
- a CDS encoding O-antigen ligase family protein, whose translation MDTKTLFGITVVPLAVLGGIILGTASRRIRDLFFFLYLLLAINIEHLDVNFVSREWYRGTSRGFEFSCLDPLIIGVFFGCLFRPQPGQRRWFWPASLGLALLFFLYAGFSVAISDPQLWGLFELSKMLRGTIVFLAAALYIRSERELRVLVTALACAVSWQGLLVLYQRYHLGIHRVTGVIGDPNSLSMYLCMAAPVFVAAITSNFPRIIKCLSILAILLGGVAMVMTISRTGVITMLFVLAATAVACVKMEITPKKIMVGLLSILIAGGVVGKAWNTLEDRFKDFTASDIDTNSKAQGRAYYFKIATAIAEDRWLGVGLNNWSYHVSNEYGPALGWHFVPYIGTENYPSDKVPAGRNNLDAAQAAPAHNLGALTVGELGIPGLFLFALLWLRWFQMGASFLWRRIPDPVHRLGVGLFFSCCGVFLQSLTEWVYRQLPIYFSFHILLGALASLYFIKHQRQEVDWEEDFEAGEEEVEEEESIILEHANISA comes from the coding sequence ATGGATACAAAAACTTTGTTTGGAATCACTGTTGTTCCGCTGGCGGTGCTGGGCGGAATTATCCTGGGAACGGCTTCGCGCCGAATTCGCGATCTTTTCTTTTTTTTATACTTGCTGCTGGCCATCAACATTGAGCATCTCGATGTAAATTTCGTCAGCCGCGAATGGTATCGCGGCACCTCCAGAGGTTTTGAGTTTTCCTGTTTGGATCCCCTGATCATTGGCGTCTTTTTCGGCTGCCTGTTTAGGCCGCAACCTGGTCAGAGAAGGTGGTTTTGGCCTGCAAGCCTTGGCCTTGCGCTTCTTTTTTTCTTATATGCTGGCTTCTCCGTGGCTATTTCGGATCCTCAATTATGGGGACTATTTGAACTCTCCAAAATGCTCCGTGGAACCATTGTGTTCCTTGCTGCCGCGCTCTACATACGCTCGGAAAGAGAGCTTCGAGTTCTGGTGACGGCACTTGCTTGCGCGGTGTCATGGCAGGGACTTCTGGTTCTTTATCAAAGATACCATCTCGGCATCCATCGAGTGACCGGTGTGATCGGGGATCCGAACAGCCTCTCCATGTATTTATGCATGGCCGCACCGGTTTTTGTCGCAGCTATTACTTCAAATTTCCCTCGCATCATAAAATGTCTATCAATCCTCGCCATTCTTTTGGGTGGTGTTGCCATGGTAATGACCATTTCACGAACCGGCGTGATTACCATGCTGTTCGTGCTCGCGGCAACGGCCGTGGCCTGCGTCAAAATGGAAATAACCCCTAAAAAGATAATGGTCGGTTTGCTGTCCATTTTGATAGCCGGCGGGGTGGTGGGGAAAGCTTGGAACACTTTGGAAGATCGGTTTAAAGATTTCACCGCGAGTGACATCGATACCAACTCCAAAGCTCAGGGGCGCGCCTACTATTTCAAAATCGCCACTGCCATTGCCGAGGACCGCTGGCTCGGTGTCGGGCTGAACAATTGGTCTTATCACGTAAGCAACGAGTACGGTCCCGCTCTCGGATGGCACTTCGTTCCTTATATCGGCACGGAAAACTATCCCAGCGACAAGGTTCCTGCCGGTCGCAATAATCTCGATGCCGCACAAGCAGCACCGGCTCACAACCTGGGTGCCTTGACTGTCGGTGAACTCGGGATTCCCGGGCTTTTTCTTTTCGCTCTGCTATGGCTGCGCTGGTTTCAAATGGGAGCATCCTTTCTTTGGCGGCGAATCCCCGACCCGGTGCATCGCCTGGGGGTGGGATTATTTTTCTCCTGTTGTGGAGTATTCCTGCAAAGCCTCACTGAGTGGGTGTACCGACAACTTCCCATTTACTTTAGCTTTCACATCCTTTTAGGGGCGCTGGCCAGTTTGTATTTTATAAAACATCAGCGTCAGGAAGTCGATTGGGAAGAGGACTTCGAGGCCGGTGAGGAGGAAGTGGAAGAAGAGGAATCAATAATCCTCGAACACGCCAATATCTCTGCTTAA
- a CDS encoding glycosyltransferase family 4 protein encodes MHTVHLLRKYNPAEWGGTETAIHRLFDGLRKQDVSSVVYCPKLDCACSVNDPLQAAGCRIERFKAFVPVWGISTAEKRQLVSVGGNLMSFDLISALWRQKNVSLVHTHALGRIGAIGATFARRRKIPLVASIHGGVLDLPANLKSSFHNPIRKGVEWGRIFGMLLRSPQLLDDADAIVTCNPREAALHQEKYPRKHVMVQPHGVPMDLYRRDQRTAAQVAFPHLTNRRILLAVGRIDSIKNQAWLIEQLPALLEKHPEAVLVLAGACTEEKYGKRIEKRIQELGLGERVFLTGGLPPGDPRLIGLLQVAEALLLPSVSETFGLVLLEAWAAGTSVISSRTSGASTLIKQGENGLLFDLDNPQSFHEAVDHTLLNRELRREMIASGARLVAAEYNTDVLAGRMKRLYETLIQEKNALRHSS; translated from the coding sequence ATGCATACTGTCCATTTATTAAGAAAATATAATCCAGCAGAGTGGGGCGGAACTGAAACTGCCATCCACCGGTTATTTGACGGCCTCCGCAAACAGGATGTCTCCTCGGTTGTTTATTGTCCTAAATTGGATTGCGCCTGTTCAGTCAATGACCCGCTGCAAGCGGCAGGTTGTCGTATTGAACGATTTAAAGCCTTCGTTCCGGTTTGGGGAATTTCAACTGCCGAGAAAAGGCAACTCGTTTCTGTCGGCGGCAACTTGATGTCTTTCGACCTGATCTCTGCTTTATGGAGACAGAAGAACGTCTCGCTGGTTCACACCCACGCTCTGGGACGCATTGGAGCAATCGGCGCCACCTTTGCACGTCGGCGCAAAATTCCTCTCGTTGCCAGCATTCACGGCGGGGTGTTGGATCTGCCCGCGAACCTGAAGAGCAGCTTTCACAATCCAATTCGCAAAGGAGTGGAGTGGGGGAGAATATTTGGCATGCTGCTGCGTTCCCCGCAATTGCTCGATGATGCGGATGCTATTGTCACGTGCAATCCCAGGGAAGCAGCGCTTCATCAGGAAAAATACCCTCGTAAGCACGTCATGGTGCAACCCCACGGAGTGCCCATGGATCTTTACCGGCGCGACCAGCGTACCGCTGCTCAAGTCGCGTTTCCTCATTTAACCAATCGGCGAATTTTGCTGGCTGTCGGACGCATCGACTCCATCAAAAATCAGGCCTGGTTAATCGAACAGCTCCCGGCCTTATTGGAAAAACATCCCGAAGCGGTTCTCGTGCTGGCCGGTGCTTGCACGGAAGAAAAATACGGCAAAAGAATCGAGAAACGCATACAGGAACTTGGTCTTGGTGAACGTGTATTTCTTACCGGCGGACTTCCCCCCGGTGACCCGCGGTTAATTGGCCTGTTGCAGGTCGCGGAAGCCTTGCTCTTACCATCGGTTTCTGAAACTTTCGGTTTGGTTCTCCTGGAAGCATGGGCCGCCGGCACCTCGGTTATTTCAAGTCGCACTTCGGGTGCCTCCACTCTGATCAAACAGGGTGAAAATGGACTTCTTTTTGATTTGGATAATCCACAATCTTTCCACGAAGCAGTCGATCATACACTTCTCAATCGGGAATTGCGCAGGGAAATGATTGCTTCCGGCGCCAGACTCGTGGCTGCCGAATATAACACGGATGTGCTGGCGGGCAGGATGAAGCGGTTGTACGAAACTTTAATTCAGGAAAAAAATGCGCTACGTCATAGTTCGTGA
- a CDS encoding DUF2334 domain-containing protein produces the protein MRYVIVRDDDTNALTPINCLETLYRPFLRRGLPVNLATIPNVRTTTKIPDGRFEGFLMARNGRTPETLPIGSNRQLVGYLRSNPGYNIVQHGLYHDYFEFDCQDQMEVRRRLDDGTRLLMEAGFPKPKTFVAPYDKFSRTSLNEVARRFPVLSSGWFELGRLPLAWWPKYLLKKITKKPHWEVRKTALLSHPGCLLSCHRPYNSMLNEVRKAVQRGRVTVLVTHWWEYFRDNEPDEEFICQLHQTAAYLANAPYIKVISFDELAAGTISLN, from the coding sequence ATGCGCTACGTCATAGTTCGTGATGATGATACGAATGCTCTCACTCCAATAAACTGCCTGGAGACGCTCTATCGTCCCTTTCTCAGGCGTGGGCTGCCGGTCAACCTCGCCACGATTCCCAATGTTCGTACCACCACGAAAATCCCGGACGGCCGCTTTGAGGGTTTTTTAATGGCGAGAAATGGCAGAACCCCGGAAACATTGCCCATCGGCTCCAACCGGCAACTCGTTGGATACCTCCGCAGCAATCCAGGTTACAATATTGTCCAACACGGTCTGTATCATGATTACTTCGAGTTCGATTGCCAGGATCAAATGGAAGTTCGCCGCCGTCTGGATGATGGCACTCGTTTGCTGATGGAGGCTGGATTTCCCAAACCGAAGACTTTCGTCGCTCCTTACGATAAGTTCTCTCGAACCAGCCTTAACGAGGTTGCCCGGAGATTTCCCGTGCTGTCGTCAGGCTGGTTTGAACTGGGTCGCCTTCCCCTGGCATGGTGGCCAAAATATCTCCTGAAAAAGATTACCAAAAAACCGCACTGGGAGGTTCGGAAGACCGCATTATTATCTCATCCTGGATGTCTGCTTTCCTGCCACCGGCCTTATAATTCCATGCTGAATGAGGTCAGGAAAGCTGTGCAGCGGGGCAGAGTCACCGTTTTGGTCACTCATTGGTGGGAATACTTCAGGGATAATGAGCCTGATGAAGAGTTCATTTGCCAACTGCACCAAACCGCCGCCTATCTCGCGAACGCTCCCTATATTAAAGTTATCTCCTTCGATGAACTGGCAGCGGGCACAATTTCACTGAACTAA
- a CDS encoding sugar transferase yields the protein MNEHEIQQLLIHHYFPVQRPLGRWRLALNFYYERLNWLCWINGGDVLKRTFDFSASLTALLLLSPLFLVIGLLVKLQDGGPVFFTQIRVGKHGREFKMFKVRSMCLNAEEKLKELIARNQHGGQGVTFKIKDDPRITKLGRWLRKLSLDELPQLYNVLIGDMSLVGPRPPLPREVKRYTLADHRRLAVKPGITCFWQISGRSEIDFNGQVKLDVTYIETRNFWVDLKILAKTLPAVLSGKGAC from the coding sequence ATGAATGAGCATGAAATCCAACAACTATTGATTCACCACTACTTTCCAGTGCAAAGGCCTCTGGGTCGCTGGAGACTGGCTTTAAACTTTTATTACGAGAGGCTGAATTGGCTTTGCTGGATCAATGGCGGAGACGTTTTGAAACGGACATTTGATTTTTCAGCGAGTCTGACTGCACTCCTGCTGCTGAGTCCATTGTTTCTCGTCATTGGTCTGCTGGTAAAACTGCAGGATGGAGGACCGGTTTTTTTTACGCAGATCCGGGTGGGCAAGCATGGCAGGGAGTTTAAAATGTTTAAAGTGCGCTCCATGTGCCTGAACGCAGAAGAAAAGCTGAAGGAATTGATTGCGAGGAACCAACATGGAGGACAAGGCGTTACCTTCAAGATCAAGGACGATCCCAGAATTACAAAACTGGGACGTTGGCTGCGCAAGCTGTCCCTGGATGAGCTTCCACAATTGTATAATGTCCTGATTGGAGATATGTCCCTCGTTGGTCCGCGACCACCGCTTCCGCGGGAGGTGAAGCGCTACACGCTCGCAGACCATCGCCGGCTCGCAGTGAAACCTGGCATCACCTGCTTCTGGCAGATCAGCGGCAGAAGTGAAATTGATTTCAACGGGCAGGTTAAACTGGATGTGACCTACATTGAAACCAGGAATTTTTGGGTAGACCTCAAGATATTGGCGAAAACACTGCCAGCCGTGCTTTCCGGGAAGGGGGCTTGTTGA
- a CDS encoding glycosyltransferase family 4 protein encodes MRVCFVHERFGTFGGAEGNVQQTATELKCRGHTVGVIHGSEDAGAEAALKGVFSFCFAMKRTNNRNRVRAALDDFNPDLIYVHKMADLEVVEALVDSEVPKVRMVHDHDIYCMRSYKYHYLSRKICLRPASFYCVFPCGGTIGRNHETGFPLKWISYKAKKREIELNQKFQRFVVYSEYTKNELIRNGFSEEKIEIHVPVRKSEAVKDESSFSDRNLIVFAGQIIRGKGVDVLLESLAMVKVPFECIILGEGNHRPYCEKLCQKLGLADRVTFKGFVEQTELKTYYQDCSIFVVSSVWPEPFGLSGPEAMYFGLPVIGFDAGGIKEWLVDGHNGYLVPWMDRAAYASRIEELLMNKELGRTMGKRGREWVRQRYDFGRYIADLEQMFTQVIVEAHHQ; translated from the coding sequence ATGAGGGTTTGTTTTGTACATGAACGGTTTGGAACCTTTGGCGGTGCTGAGGGCAATGTCCAGCAAACGGCGACCGAACTAAAGTGCCGAGGACACACGGTCGGAGTAATACATGGCTCGGAAGACGCAGGCGCGGAAGCAGCATTGAAAGGCGTGTTCTCATTCTGTTTTGCAATGAAAAGAACTAATAATCGTAACCGGGTCAGAGCAGCATTAGATGATTTCAATCCAGACCTGATTTACGTTCACAAAATGGCTGATTTGGAAGTGGTGGAGGCGTTGGTCGATTCGGAAGTGCCGAAGGTGCGTATGGTGCATGACCATGACATTTATTGCATGCGGAGCTACAAATATCATTATTTGAGCAGGAAGATCTGCCTGCGACCGGCCTCATTTTATTGTGTATTCCCCTGTGGCGGCACCATTGGACGGAACCACGAAACGGGATTCCCGCTCAAGTGGATAAGTTACAAGGCCAAAAAACGTGAAATCGAATTAAATCAGAAATTTCAACGATTCGTGGTCTATTCTGAATACACCAAGAACGAACTGATCCGGAACGGATTTTCAGAGGAGAAGATCGAGATTCATGTTCCCGTGCGAAAATCGGAGGCGGTCAAGGATGAAAGTTCCTTTAGCGACCGGAATTTGATAGTGTTTGCTGGACAGATAATTCGCGGGAAAGGCGTCGATGTACTCCTGGAATCCCTGGCCATGGTTAAGGTGCCATTTGAATGCATTATTCTGGGGGAAGGAAATCACCGGCCCTATTGCGAAAAGCTCTGTCAAAAGCTGGGACTGGCAGACCGGGTCACATTCAAAGGCTTTGTCGAACAGACGGAATTAAAAACCTACTATCAGGATTGCAGCATTTTTGTGGTCAGTTCGGTCTGGCCGGAACCATTCGGTCTAAGCGGCCCTGAAGCAATGTATTTCGGACTTCCCGTAATTGGATTTGATGCTGGCGGAATCAAGGAGTGGCTGGTGGATGGGCATAATGGATATCTTGTTCCCTGGATGGATCGGGCTGCCTATGCGAGCCGGATTGAAGAACTGCTCATGAACAAGGAATTAGGACGAACGATGGGCAAGCGTGGGCGCGAATGGGTGAGGCAACGTTACGATTTTGGCAGGTATATCGCCGACTTGGAACAAATGTTTACGCAGGTGATTGTCGAGGCACACCATCAATGA